The following proteins come from a genomic window of Bacillaceae bacterium S4-13-56:
- the hcp gene encoding hydroxylamine reductase translates to MFCYQCQETSKETGCTIVGVCGKKDDLANMQDLLIYTVKGLAIINSSARQYGLNKKEVSSFIVSSLFMTITNANWSKRNFFQQVRQGLSLRDDIMNSLEEAGHPILNQNDYIKWAGKSDFELEVKSASQEVSILATKDEDIRSLKELITYGLKGMAAYLEHAGHLGYEGEELNEFMERALAQITNDEATMEELIALAMECGKYGVSAMELLDQANTSTYGNPEISKVNIGVRNNPGILISGHDLKDLEQLLEQSEGKGVDIYTHSEMLPAHYYPAFKKYSHFVGNYGNAWWQQNREFDSFNGPILMTTNCIVPPKASYMERMYTTGVTAVDGVTHIEKKEDGAKDFSKIIEHALTCEPPTEIETGEIVGGFAHHQVSQLADQVVDAVKNGDIKRFFVMAGCDGRHKSRTYYKEFAEELPTDTVILTAGCAKYRYNKLELGDINGIPRVLDAGQCNDSYSLVMIALKLKEAFGLESVNELPLSYNIAWYEQKAVIVFLSLLHLGIKNIHVGPTLPAFLSPNVTKFLVENFGIGGISSVEEDMDMFMNVN, encoded by the coding sequence ATGTTTTGTTATCAATGTCAGGAAACTTCCAAAGAAACAGGTTGTACCATTGTCGGAGTTTGTGGAAAAAAAGATGACCTAGCGAATATGCAGGATTTATTAATTTATACTGTAAAGGGGTTAGCAATTATAAATTCGAGTGCTCGCCAATATGGTTTGAATAAGAAAGAGGTTAGTTCTTTTATCGTTTCAAGTTTATTTATGACTATTACAAATGCAAACTGGAGTAAACGTAACTTCTTTCAACAAGTCCGACAAGGGCTAAGTTTAAGAGATGATATAATGAATTCCCTGGAAGAAGCAGGTCACCCAATTTTAAATCAAAATGATTACATAAAGTGGGCCGGGAAGTCTGATTTTGAACTAGAGGTTAAATCAGCAAGTCAAGAAGTAAGTATTTTAGCAACAAAAGACGAAGATATTCGTTCATTAAAAGAACTTATTACCTATGGTCTAAAAGGGATGGCGGCATATTTAGAGCATGCAGGACATCTAGGATATGAAGGCGAGGAACTTAACGAGTTTATGGAGCGCGCTCTTGCTCAAATAACAAATGATGAGGCAACAATGGAAGAATTAATAGCATTAGCTATGGAATGTGGAAAATATGGAGTATCTGCCATGGAGTTGCTAGATCAAGCCAATACGTCTACCTATGGAAATCCTGAAATATCTAAGGTGAATATTGGAGTAAGGAATAATCCTGGTATTTTAATCAGCGGACATGATTTAAAAGATTTAGAACAACTTTTAGAACAATCAGAAGGTAAGGGTGTAGATATTTATACACATAGCGAAATGCTCCCTGCTCATTATTATCCTGCATTTAAAAAGTATAGTCACTTTGTAGGAAACTATGGAAATGCATGGTGGCAACAAAATCGAGAGTTTGATAGTTTTAATGGACCTATCTTAATGACAACTAACTGTATCGTACCTCCAAAAGCATCCTATATGGAACGCATGTATACGACAGGTGTTACTGCGGTTGATGGAGTTACTCACATCGAGAAAAAAGAAGATGGCGCAAAGGATTTCTCAAAGATAATAGAGCACGCTCTTACTTGTGAACCACCTACCGAAATAGAAACGGGTGAGATTGTAGGAGGATTTGCTCATCATCAAGTTTCTCAACTAGCTGATCAAGTCGTAGATGCAGTTAAAAACGGAGATATTAAGAGATTCTTTGTCATGGCTGGATGTGATGGAAGACATAAGTCAAGGACTTATTACAAAGAGTTTGCTGAAGAACTTCCTACAGATACTGTTATTTTGACTGCGGGTTGTGCAAAATATCGTTACAACAAACTAGAATTAGGAGATATAAATGGAATTCCTCGTGTTCTTGACGCCGGACAATGCAATGACTCATATTCATTGGTTATGATTGCCTTGAAACTAAAAGAAGCCTTTGGATTAGAAAGTGTGAATGAGTTACCTTTATCATACAATATCGCTTGGTACGAACAAAAAGCAGTGATTGTCTTTTTATCATTACTCCACCTCGGAATTAAAAATATTCATGTTGGACCAACATTACCGGCCTTCTTGTCTCCAAATGTCACTAAATTCTTAGTAGAAAACTTTGGAATAGGCGGAATTAGTAGTGTAGAAGAAGATATGGACATGTTTATGAACGTAAACTAA
- a CDS encoding CAP domain-containing protein, with translation MKINKWLLPIIPLLIAFFFFGTTAIGDSREEAASMSTMGTSNHSGKDFNKNKFTANVQNSIKFLKEKKAQKLKEEEERFRIEQDRLEKEKIEQEKNQEEEQKRFEEEKRAANLKVEEKRKNQETDDQTKSEAVQEKKQTTTSKDYLNYPGFSFYESEIVKYTNIERANNGLSELKIDTKLSEIAWYKSRDMHEFDYFDHHSPTYGSPSEMMKSFGISYKAAAENIALGYDNAQDVVTAWMNSEGHRRNILNPIYTHIGVGNVPEAYLSTQIFIKK, from the coding sequence TTGAAAATAAATAAATGGTTATTACCGATTATCCCATTGTTGATTGCTTTCTTTTTCTTTGGGACAACCGCTATAGGAGACAGCAGGGAAGAAGCGGCTAGTATGAGTACAATGGGAACTTCTAATCATAGTGGAAAAGATTTTAACAAAAATAAATTTACAGCAAACGTTCAAAATAGTATTAAATTTTTAAAAGAAAAAAAAGCACAAAAATTAAAAGAGGAAGAAGAACGTTTCCGTATAGAGCAGGATCGACTAGAGAAAGAAAAGATAGAACAAGAGAAGAACCAGGAAGAGGAGCAAAAACGTTTTGAAGAAGAGAAAAGGGCTGCTAACCTCAAAGTTGAAGAAAAAAGAAAAAATCAGGAAACTGATGATCAAACAAAATCTGAAGCGGTTCAAGAGAAGAAACAAACAACAACATCTAAGGATTATTTGAATTACCCAGGTTTTAGTTTCTATGAAAGTGAAATTGTGAAATATACAAATATCGAACGAGCTAATAATGGGTTGTCAGAATTAAAGATAGATACTAAATTAAGTGAAATTGCTTGGTATAAATCGAGGGATATGCATGAATTTGATTATTTTGATCACCACAGTCCAACATACGGTTCGCCATCTGAGATGATGAAAAGCTTTGGAATTTCTTATAAAGCTGCTGCTGAGAATATAGCATTAGGCTACGATAATGCTCAAGATGTAGTTACAGCATGGATGAATAGTGAGGGACATAGAAGAAACATATTAAATCCGATCTACACCCATATTGGTGTTGGTAATGTTCCAGAAGCCTATTTATCTACACAAATATTTATAAAAAAATAA
- a CDS encoding HAD-IB family hydrolase, translating to MSKNKAAFFDIDGTFYRDSLLIEHFKRLIKYEIISPSVWHEKVKHTFQDWDKRQGNYDAYLLDVSMVYVEHLTNIAKEDIEFIAKQVIRLKADRVYKYTRQQIQWHLESNHKVIFISGSPDFLVSKMAEKYNATDYCGSTYYIDEDGFFTGKIQPMWDSVNKEKTIKEMVEKHNIDLTQSYAYGDTNGDLAMLKHVGNPVAINPAKELLTAISEDQDLNKKTKIVIERKDVIYTVDPKSKTVTFN from the coding sequence ATGTCTAAAAATAAGGCGGCTTTTTTTGATATTGACGGTACATTTTATCGTGATTCGTTATTGATTGAACATTTCAAAAGACTTATAAAGTATGAAATCATCTCACCATCCGTTTGGCATGAAAAGGTCAAACATACTTTCCAGGATTGGGATAAACGTCAAGGGAATTATGATGCTTATCTACTTGATGTAAGCATGGTCTACGTTGAACATTTGACGAATATAGCTAAAGAAGATATTGAATTTATTGCAAAGCAAGTGATTCGTCTTAAAGCTGATCGAGTGTATAAGTACACAAGGCAACAGATTCAATGGCACCTAGAAAGTAATCATAAGGTGATATTCATATCAGGTAGTCCTGATTTTTTAGTGTCTAAAATGGCCGAAAAATATAACGCTACTGACTACTGTGGTTCAACGTATTATATAGATGAGGATGGGTTTTTTACAGGTAAAATTCAACCGATGTGGGACTCTGTTAACAAGGAAAAAACCATAAAAGAAATGGTAGAAAAGCATAATATCGACTTAACTCAAAGTTATGCTTATGGAGATACTAATGGGGATTTAGCCATGTTAAAACATGTAGGGAATCCAGTTGCTATTAATCCTGCAAAAGAATTATTAACGGCAATTTCAGAGGACCAAGATCTTAACAAAAAAACTAAAATTGTAATCGAAAGAAAAGATGTAATATACACGGTGGATCCTAAATCAAAGACTGTAACATTCAACTAA